TCGTGACTAATTTTCCCAACAAAAAACCAACTATTATTTTAACTTAATATTACATAAAATGTCAAATTTATTGACTATCAGCTTCTCCTGCATTATCTACTGCATTTACATCCAGAACGATATAATCATAAACACTTAACCCATACATCGTATTAGACTTAACAATAGAGTATTCGTCATTCTGATACAATATTCGAATCTGTCTAAAATCAGGATAACCTTTATTGATATTATAAACACCTACAAGCGTATCCTGCTTGCCAACAGCGAATCTTTCATTGGAATCAGGCATGATCAGTGTATCTCCTGACCTAAGCTCATCCATATCTACATAATACTCCGTATCATTTTCGTTATAAATCGTGATATTTACAAACTCAGATGTCTCATTTCCCTGTTCATCAAATTTGTTACGTAAAACTCCGCTTGTATTATCATTATTCTTGATAACATAAGCCTTAGGTATTAGGTAAAAACTCTTATTTGAAACAGCAGAGTTTGGAATCTTTAGCCCTTTTTCATCTTCTGAAATCAGTTCAACGCTAAGAATTCTGTCCCTGCAAAATGTAATCATAGAATTGGTAAAAGTAAGAACAACAAAGGTATCGCCTTCAGGATTACTAACTGTAGAAACCTTACCCCAGGATTCATTCTGGTTTTTGAGAAATCTGACTTTTATATACCCGCTGTCAACCATTTCCTGAACTTTATCAGGATCATCTTCTCTGATAACTATTGACCATTCCTCATTTGTACAAAGCTTATAAACAGGATCCCCGGCTTTAACCAAAGCATTATTGATCAGCTGATTCTTAGAATAAGAACTGCTATCAAACATTTCTGCCTTAAGATCAGAAGGTGTAAGACTCTCATATCCGTCCGTAGAATATATAACAATTCCAGTATCTCCCGCATACTTGTAATTAATAGACTGCAAAGCAGAATTACCGGAATTCAGAGTACTGATATTATTTAAAATAGAATTATTTGATAATTTCTGAACAGTACCGTCCAGGCCGACTTTAAAATCATAGACAGTATAAAAATCATGCTCATCAAAAGAAGAACTAAAGTCAACAATCTGAGAACGCAATTCACTCAGATCTTCATCACTCAAAAAAACTTCATCCGAACCTTGAGACTTGAGAAATTCGAGAAGCTGCCCAGATTCGTCCACTGTATAAACAAGGTTTCCAACAGCGACTCTGCCCCCTTCTGCAGCAAAATAATTAACATATCCAGCAGTATCGCTCTCAACTATTTCTTCATCTCTTAATGCTATTGCCTCGTAAATATTATTGGTAGAAAGAGAACCTTCCTGAACCTCATAACCAACAATATGTTCTTTTCTGAAATAAGAAATAACACTGATAATGATGTAAATGCCAATGACAGCAAAGAAAACAACACCAATATTTATATTATTCAGATTCTTGGGATATTTAGTTACTTTTGGATATTTCTCCTGTGCCATCTTCCCCCAACCTTTTATTGCAAAATTTATTTTAAAAGATAACTCATGCAAAAGATAAGCCGCGGATTTCCGCGGCTTATCGCAATACTCAATTCAAAAATACTATCAAAGAGAAATAACAATCTTTGATTTAACGGCTTCTGGAACCTCTGCCTCATCCATTGAAAGGCTGAGTACAAAATCAATATTAAACTTCTCGGAAAGCTTATCAAGTTTATCAATAGTCTCAGTAATATCCTTACCTTCAAGGCAAGAAATCTTAAGGAAACTATCAAAATACATCTGCTGGAGATCATGGTCTTGAGAAATAATACCACTTACGAAGCCTATGAATTCATCGGCATTTGAGATCATAAAATCTGATACAACAATTAAACGAATCTTGTTATTAAGCTCATACATGTGCTTGGTGTTCTTATCAAGAAAGGCTATACTACCAAGAACGTTCTTAACCTCAGTATTAACCTTATCCAATAAGCATTTGGTCTTTCCTTTACCCTTTTTCCCAACAATTAACTGAACCATTGGCATACCCTCCTGCAAGCAAGAATTTATTGATATATTAATTATATGTTATTGGTTATTAAAAGACAACCTTAATTAACGATTTCATTCAACAATTGTGCCATATCATTATAAAGTGTACCGCTGTCTGTATCACGCATGATTACTGCAATGTAAGGATTTCCTGCTGTATCTCTTGCAAGCAGAATAAGGCAATGGCCTGCAGCCTGAGTAGTACCTGTTTTACCACCAATAACTGTAACGCCTGAAGGAACCGGTTTAGCACCTGTCAAAAAGCCATTAGTATTGGAAATATCTACATCCTTGGATGCTCCTGTTGCGTCGATATAGGATGTTGTATAGCTGTTCATATTGATGATCTCACTGAATGTATCATATTGCATAGCAGCATTAAATATCAGATACATATCATAGGCAGTAACATAGTGTTCATCACTGGTAAGGCCATTTGGATTTTCAAAATGTGTCTTAGTTGCACCTATAGCATATGCCTCAGCGTTCATCGTATTAACAAACTCCTCAATAGATCCACTGATATTAGATGCGATAAGATTAGCTACGTCATTAGCCGAATATATCAAAAGAATATGCAAGGCCTGGTCCAGAGTCATTCTATCCCCTTCCTTAAGCCCAATCTTCTGAGCACCGCTTTCATTGACATAAACATCTGAGCCTGCAACAAGAACTTGTTCCAAACTGCCATACTTGAGAGCAACATATGCAGTCATAACCTTGGTAAGACTTGCAGGCATTACTCTATCATTAACATTTTGTGCAAAAAGAGTTTCCCTGTTAGTCAAGTCAAAAAGTCCTGCGCTAACAGAATCTGTTATAGATGAATTATCGTTTCCTATATCAGAATTAACTACACACAGATCTGAAGCATAAGTAGGATAGTTCATGGATATCTGGTCATCAGATAAAAAAGAATTAACGGAATATCCGGCTGCTGTTGAAGCACCCGCACATCCCGTTATATTTAAAATTACAATTAATAGAGAAGCTATTACTCCAATAGCTTTATTTGTACATTTCACGCCACTCAAGGTCCCCTCTGTCAAGTGATTTGATCAATAATTCTGCTGAAGCAAGATTCGTTGCTACAGGTATATTATGCATATCACATAATGTCATAACATTATTAACATCAGGCTCATGAGATTTAACAGTGAGAGGATCTCTCAAAAATATCACAAGGTCAATTTCATTGTGTTCAATTGCAGCTCCAAGCTGCTGTGCGCCACCAAGATGTCCGGCCAGATATTTGTGAACAGAAAG
The sequence above is a segment of the Butyrivibrio proteoclasticus B316 genome. Coding sequences within it:
- a CDS encoding HlyD family efflux transporter periplasmic adaptor subunit, translated to MAQEKYPKVTKYPKNLNNINIGVVFFAVIGIYIIISVISYFRKEHIVGYEVQEGSLSTNNIYEAIALRDEEIVESDTAGYVNYFAAEGGRVAVGNLVYTVDESGQLLEFLKSQGSDEVFLSDEDLSELRSQIVDFSSSFDEHDFYTVYDFKVGLDGTVQKLSNNSILNNISTLNSGNSALQSINYKYAGDTGIVIYSTDGYESLTPSDLKAEMFDSSSYSKNQLINNALVKAGDPVYKLCTNEEWSIVIREDDPDKVQEMVDSGYIKVRFLKNQNESWGKVSTVSNPEGDTFVVLTFTNSMITFCRDRILSVELISEDEKGLKIPNSAVSNKSFYLIPKAYVIKNNDNTSGVLRNKFDEQGNETSEFVNITIYNENDTEYYVDMDELRSGDTLIMPDSNERFAVGKQDTLVGVYNINKGYPDFRQIRILYQNDEYSIVKSNTMYGLSVYDYIVLDVNAVDNAGEADSQ
- a CDS encoding D-alanyl-D-alanine carboxypeptidase family protein gives rise to the protein MKCTNKAIGVIASLLIVILNITGCAGASTAAGYSVNSFLSDDQISMNYPTYASDLCVVNSDIGNDNSSITDSVSAGLFDLTNRETLFAQNVNDRVMPASLTKVMTAYVALKYGSLEQVLVAGSDVYVNESGAQKIGLKEGDRMTLDQALHILLIYSANDVANLIASNISGSIEEFVNTMNAEAYAIGATKTHFENPNGLTSDEHYVTAYDMYLIFNAAMQYDTFSEIINMNSYTTSYIDATGASKDVDISNTNGFLTGAKPVPSGVTVIGGKTGTTQAAGHCLILLARDTAGNPYIAVIMRDTDSGTLYNDMAQLLNEIVN
- the mgsA gene encoding methylglyoxal synthase, which produces MNIALIAHDAKKKLMQNFCIAYRGILSKNDLYATGTTGRLIEEVTNLSVHKYLAGHLGGAQQLGAAIEHNEIDLVIFLRDPLTVKSHEPDVNNVMTLCDMHNIPVATNLASAELLIKSLDRGDLEWREMYK